One Epinephelus fuscoguttatus linkage group LG10, E.fuscoguttatus.final_Chr_v1 genomic window carries:
- the LOC125896395 gene encoding protein sel-1 homolog 3-like isoform X3 translates to MKVLTSIFCGYFFTAAIIMGHCVLQAISTSSSQTGESPPDNFIGFDSAPDKVADGSVVRVRYHCSKPCRLALEVVVSTLRKTDLVVLRRKWISSTTRVYRIHQVPLRLPPSILYQHDFFNRHILDAQNVTVRAWVDHLNDGREPRTYQGSMLRIYKTLQTEPLSERPTKPPTECPSWSAHLRWQMTRNRTHHCPHESDVIDMLKFPLASPGEHFGVVRRFQPFRNRALESARLHAVTQPSVTLSVWIYLLKWCHEKLCGIIHHVDRKNTYDSVLMQLTDTGKDEAFRVSAALPQWKWIRLDCYIQDSKVLLDVTWDEHTHRHQYKFQNSIHYNDTDGYFVIGGSKYMPGIRGYFGSVKYYRFGTTKVKNQLRPASTLQALDKTHQDCQEMKALTRAFLQDVTKSHLLSPVNTGVCTPHFIRLWGQSEEEICTQTWIWEKQPRYSTLFQFLRTKEEEIRTGSLAMKDLRNALFKQAVDTMLSVDQTQQKITFKSTALLPVASCFGNHKASLLLAAIHLSGLGHSVDQQQGHVYSLIGTVGDNRFALMHAGYKHTQGIDGFPKDLDMAYSYYSNAGVQTNTDSYRIHENEQRTLEQIYLNNPEDLQSLTHETSDLFQYLKYQAERGDIDSQKRLGTLLYWGHHGVSKDIASAVKWFERSAMQMKDPSAMYDYSILLMKGHGVKRNYTRGFKLLKKAAEMGSINALNALGWYHGMILNDHINAVKYFEKAALNGSEDGMYNLGIYHLTGMNPHHPWRNETAAFQLFLNASVLGHISASVEAAWYLSTGSLEGVSQDVERAVIMLKKVCEQNGHLGFMVRDALQAYLQGSWQGAFVKYVLAAETGLGLAQSNVAHLCEELNLGDDCQWRYNNYSILNYDPHPSALLKMGDHYLRSSGRREDSLSLLGQAISMYGRAARAGSPQGMYNLVVLVLQGYVLPLRVRGWFDVSHYDERDIVVEKILIRCVETEEGEALTPCSLALLRVQMGKALRRMTQNGAQLLLAYASFLSVIVIIVTVPLQSCLEQRQRVFALRARESSNSQDGVNLNREQDGTTGGTYGAAGNLWLTILNGEQRLQQTCDWAVTLTGVCLCAFWTTLLYHLL, encoded by the exons atgaaGGTTTTAACCTCCATCTTTTGTGGATATTTCTTCACTGCTGCTATTATAATG GGACACTGTGTGTTACAAGCCATTTCAACCTCCTCATCCCAGACTGGTGAGAGCCCGCCTGACAATTTCATAGGGTTTGACTCAGCCCCTGACAAAGTGGCAGACGGCTCAGTGGTCCGTGTGCGGTATCATTGCTCCAAGCCATGTCGGCTCGCACTGGAGGTGGTGGTGTCCACATTAAGGAAGACAGATTTAGTGGTCTTGAGGAGGAAATGGATCAGCAGCACAACCCGAGTCTACAGGATCCACCAGGTGCCGCTCAGATTGCCTCCATCCATTTTATATCAACATGACTTTTTCAACAGGCACATTTTGGACGCCCAGAATGTGACGGTTCGTGCTTGGGTAGACCATCTTAATGATGGCAGGGAACCCAGGACATACCAGGGCTCCATGTTGAGGATttataaaacactgcagacagaGCCACTCTCAGAGCGTCCAACTAAACCTCCCACTGAGTGCCCTTCATGGTCAGCTCATCTGAGGTGGCAGATGACCAGAAACAGAACTCATCATTGTCCACATGAGTCAG ACGTAATTGATATGCTGAAGTTCCCCCTGGCAAGTCCTGGTGAGCACTTTGGAGTGGTCCGCAGGTTCCAGCCTTTTAGGAACAGAGCCCTGGAGAGCGCCCGTCTTCATGCTGTGACACAGCCCAG CGTCACCTTATCTGTGTGGATCTACCTGCTGAAATGGTGTCACGAGAAGCTCTGTGGGATCATCCATCATGTCGATAGGAAAAATACATACGACTCGGTTCTGATGCAGCTTACAGACACAG GAAAAGATGAAGCTTTCCGAGTCAGTGCGGCATTGCCCCAGTGGAAATGGATTAGATTAGACTGCTACATACAGGACTCAAAG GTGCTGCTGGATGTAACATGGGAtgaacacactcacagacatcAATATAA ATTTCAAAACAGTATCCATTATAATGACACTGATGGATACTTTGTGATCGGTGGAAGCAAGTACATGCCAGGCATCCGTGGGTATTTTGGATCTGTCAAATACTACCGTTTTGGAACAACAAAG GTAAAAAATCAACTTCGCCCCGCGTCAACACTGCAGGCGCTGGATAAGACTCATCAGGACTGTCAGGAAATGAAAGCACTCACAAGAGCCTTTCTCCAAGATGTAACTAAGAGtcacctcctttcaccagtcaACACAG gtgtCTGTACACCTCACTTCATAAGACTGTGGGGTCAGTCCGAAGAGGAAATCTGCACACAAACATGGATCTGGGAAAAACAACCTAGATACAGCACTCTTTTTCAGTTCTTGCGGACAAAAGAAGAGGAAATCAGAACAG GATCTCTGGCCATGAAGGACCTCAGGAATGCTCTGTTTAAGCAGGCAGTTGATACCATGCTCTCTGTAGATCAGACACAACagaaaatcacattcaaatcaACAGCACTACTCCCTGTGGCCTCCTGCTTTGGAAATCACAAAGCGTCTCTCTTGTTGGCTGCTATCCACCTCTCTGGCTTGGGGCACTCAGTCGATCAACAACAG GGCCATGTCTATAGTTTGATTGGTACAGTGGGCGATAACCGTTTCGCCCTGATGCATGCTGGGTACAAGCACACACAAGGAATTGATGGGTTTCCAAAGGACTTGGACATGGCTTACAGCTATTACTCCAACGCTGGGGTACAGACCAACACTGATAGTTACAGAATACATGAAAATGAG CAGCGCACACTTGAACAGATCTATCTAAACAATCCAGAGGACCTACAGAGCCTCACACATGAGACAAGTGACCTCTTTCAGTATCTGAAATAccaagcagagagaggagacataGATTCTCAG AAACGCCTGGGGACATTGCTTTACTGGGGACATCACGGAGTCTCAAAAGACATAGCAAGTGCGGTGAAGTGGTTTGAAAGAAGCGCTATGCAGATGAAGGATCCTTCAGCGATGTATGACTACTCCATCCTACTAATGAAG GGCCACGGAGTGAAAAGAAACTACACCCGAGGTTTTAAGCTGCTGAAGAAAGCTGCAGAGATG GGCTCAATTAACGCCCTGAATGCTTTAGGCTGGTACCATGGGATGATACTGAACGACCACATCAATGCAGTGAAATACTTTGAGAAAGCAGCGCTAAATGGGAGTGAGGATGGCATGTATAACCTGGGGATTTATCATCTCACTGGGATGAACCCACACCACCCGTGGAGGAATGAG ACGGCTGCGTTCCAGCTGTTTTTGAATGCGTCTGTGCTTGGTCATATCTCTGCATCGGTGGAGGCTGCTTGGTACCTTTCGACAGGAAGCCTGGAAGGGGTGTCTCAGGATGTGGAAAGGGCTGTGAT AATGCTAAAAAAGGTCTGCGAACAGAACGGACACCTTGGATTTATGGTCAGAGACGCTCTCCAGGCCTACCTCCAGGGCTCTTG GCAGGGAGCGTTTGTGAAGTATGTTTTGGCAGCTGAAACCGGTCTGGGTTTGGCCCAGAGCAATGTGGCGCACCTGTGTGAG GAGCTGAATCTCGGCGATGATTGTCAGTGGAGATATAATAACTACTCTATATTAAACTATGATCCCCATCCATCCG CTCTGCTGAAAATGGGAGACCACTACCTCCGATCCTCCGGCAGGCGAGAAGACTCATTATCCCTGCTTGGTCAGGCCATATCGATGTATGGCAGAGCAGCCCGAGCAGGCAGCCCTCAG GGAATGTACAACTTGGTCGTTTTGGTGCTACAGGGATACGTTCTGCCACTGAGAGTCCGCGGCTGGTTTGATGTGTCACATTATGATGAGCGGGACATCGTGGTGGAGAAGATCTTAATAAg ATGTGTGGAGACTGAGGAAGGAGAAGCATTGACGCCCTGTTCTTTAGCTCTGCTCAGAGTCCAGATGGGAAAAGCCTTGAGGAGAATGACTCAGAATGGTGCACAGCTCCTCTTG GCATACGcatcttttctttctgtcattgTCATTATTGTCACAGTGCCACTGCAGAGCTGTCTTG aacAAAGGCAGCGAGTGTTTGCACTGAGAGCAAGGGAATCATCCAACAGCCAAGATGGCGTCAACTTGAACAGAGAGCAAGACGGCACCACAGGAGGAACCTACGGAGCAGCGGGGAATCTATGGCTTACCATCCTGAATGGTGAACAGCGGCTACAGCAGACCTGTGATTGGGCTGTGACTCTGACGGGCGTGTGCCTGTGTGCTTTCTGGACCACACTCCTCTATCATCTCTTATGA